Proteins encoded together in one Falco biarmicus isolate bFalBia1 chromosome 4, bFalBia1.pri, whole genome shotgun sequence window:
- the SUN1 gene encoding SUN domain-containing protein 1 isoform X5 produces the protein MSRRSLRLAAAGFSKSEEAQNDALRDSSYAGNFSFREHSSKMAKQHRSTNKRSGSARQTPRRTLSSSSIFSQSSFNSHAGDSSMDVLDESLIQERTEVGHFWGLDEEGDPKVSDAAPIQGNGDVATTEAETSMINGYTCSGCSMLSERKEVLTAHSASPVPSSTIYSRDRSRKHAYRGAYFYMSKILRSVKHATASFASLLVQLFQMVLLKLGYEFKANSDYCGSMNVKEFYREDSHLGVNEESICDDCKGKKHLEIYTTDHMQSSWAKRVARTIWHTFSYAGYFMLHVLRTVGATGWLVSQKVLSLLWLAILSPGRAASGMFSLLRTRWYQLVTLMSLLKVVLLKRCLPKTYKLLLFLIPLLFLLGIGFWGFGGSISLLPSLSWTRTDRIGRTDDYTHLPEPQADSSHSGGCTKDTMTVFDAGRISQLEKQVAFMSDRCHHSDEEYSKVLLLLRNLQDRVAQMSDKSETLKLIKNVVGQHLKDKELEEKTDFLALHKEHQLRILTLEELLGKLSTESKDIQKELDAAKAKPVRDDDEHNQLLSRIKKLELELTQMKSELLTGESVKTSCEKLDVIPEKVDAWVKEYVKLMLFGDQQEDFPESLLQWLMSNFVSQNDLQTLLQDLEFQILKNITLHMSVTNQKLTSEVVTNAVTNAGISGITEAQVQIIVNNALKLYSQDKIGMVDFALESGGGSIVSTRCSETYETKTALFSLFGIPLWYMSQSPRVVIQPDIHPGNCWAFRGSPGYLVVKLSMKIYPTAFTVEHIPKTLSPTGNITSAPKNFSVYGLDDEYQEDGTLLGQYVYDQEGEPLQIFPVMEKSEKTFQIVELRIFSNWGHEKYTCLYRFRVHGKPAE, from the exons ATGTCACGGCGTAGTTTACGGTTAGCTGCTGCAGGATTTAGTAAATCAGAGGAGGCACAAAATGATGCCCTTCGTGACAGCTCTTATGCCGGAAACTTTAGTTTCAGAGAACATTCTTCCAA GATGGCAAAGCAACACAGAAGTACAAATAAACGATCTGGCAGTGCAAGACAAACGCCAAGGAGAACTCTATCCAGCTCTTCCATTTTTAGCCAAAGCAGTTTCAATAGCCATGCCGGTGACTCATCAATGGATGTATTGGATGAATCTTTGATTCAAGAGCGGACAGAAGTTGGTCATTTCTGGG gtcTTGATGAGGAAGGTGACCCTAAAG TCAGTGATGCTGCACCAATACAGGGAAATGGTGATGTAGCAACAACAGAAGCAGAGACCTCAATGATCAATGGCTACActtgcagtggctgcagcatgCTTTCTGAACGAAAGGAGGTTCTCACAGCACACTCAGCTTCTCCTGTGCCATCTTCCACAATTTACTCTAGGGATCGGAGCAGGAAACACGCATATA gAGGAGCCTATTTCTACATGAGTAAGATTCTACGATCGGTCAAACATGCTACGGCATCTTTTGCATCACTGTTAGTGCAACTATTTCAAATGGTTTTGCTGAAGCTGGGTTATGAATTTAAAG CTAACTCAGACTACTGTGGAAGCATGAATGTAAAGGAGTTTTACAGAGAAGATAGCCATCTTGGTGTAAATGAGGAATCAATAT GTGATGACTGTAAGGGGAAGAAACATCTTGAAATATACACCACAGACCACATGCAATCCTCATGGGCTAAAAGGGTAGCAAGGACCATTTGGCACACCTTTTCTTATGCAG GTTACTTTATGCTTCACGTGTTGCGAACAGTGGGAGCAACGGGATGGCTTGTTTCTCAGAAGGTGTTGTCTCTACTTTGGCTGGCCATTCTTTCTCCAG ggAGGGCAGCTTCTGGCATGTTCAGTTTGCTTAGAACTAGGTGGTATCAACTTGTTACTCTGATGTCTTTGCTCAAGGTGGTTCTTCTAAAAAG ATGCCTTCCGAAGACCTACAAGCTGCTACTGTTTCTTATCCCACTCCTTTTTCTACTAG GTATAGGGTTCTGGGGGTTTGGTGGCTCCATTTCATTATTACCTTCATTGAGCTGGACAAGAACTGACAGAATAGGGAGAACAGATGACTACACTCATCTTCCTGAACCGCAGGCTGATTCTTCTCACTCTGGAGGTTGCACAAAG GATACCATGACTGTCTTTGATGCTGGTCGTATAAGTCAGCTGGAGAAGCAGGTAGCATTCATGTCTGACAGATGCCATCACAGTGATGAAGAATATAGCAAAGTTTTGCTTCTACTTCGTAATCTTCAAGATCGGGTTGCCCAGATGAGTGACAAAAGTGAAACACTGAAGCTAATTAAAAATGTGGTGGGTCAGCATCTTAAAGACAAGGAACTGGAGGAAAAG ACTGACTTCCTGGCTTTACATAAAGAACATCAGTTGCGCATCCTGACACTGGAAGAGCTTCTTGGAAAACTCTCTACTGAATCCAAG gACATCCAGAAGGAGCTTGACGCAGccaaagcaaaaccagtgaG AGATGATGATGAACATAATCAGCTTTTGTCCAGAATTAAAAAGCTGGAACTAGAGTTGACTCAGATGAAATCAGAGCTCTTAACTGGGGAAAGTGTGAAGACAAGTTGCGAGAAACTGGATGTCATTCCTGAAAAA GTAGACGCATGGGTCAAAGAATATGTCAAGCTAATGCTTTTTGGTGATCAACAAGAAGACTTTCCAGAATCGCTTCTCCAATGGCTTATGTCCAATTTTGTGAGCCAAAATGATCTGCAgactttgctgcaggatctAGAGTTTCAAATCCTCAAGAATATTACTCTCCATATGTCTGTTACAAACCAAAAACTAACATCTGAAGTAGTAACAAATGCTGTGACTAATGCAGGGATTTCTGGAATCACAGAAGCG CAAGTACAGATTATTGTAAACAATGCACTGAAACTGTACTCTCAAGACAAGATTGGTATGGTGGATTTTGCCTTGGAATCTGGAG GTGGCAGCATTGTGAGTACTCGCTGTTCTGAAACCTATGAGACCAAAACAGCATTATTTAGCCTCTTTGGAATCCCTCTGTGGTACATGTCTCAGTCTCCTAGAGTGGTAATTCAG CCGGACATACATCCAGGAAACTGCTGGGCTTTCAGAGGGTCACCGGGATATCTTGTAGTTAAACTTTCAATGAAGATCTATCCAACTGCCTTTACAGTGGAACACATACCAAAAACACTTTCACCAACAGGAAATATTACCAGTGCTCCTAAGAATTTTTCAGTATAT GGTCTAGATGATGAATATCAAGAAGACGGCACGCTTCTTGGACAGTATGTCTATGATCAAGAAGGGGAACCACTGCAGATTTTTCCAGTGATG gaGAAAAGTGAAAAGACATTCCAAATAGTGGAACTAAGAATTTTTTCTAACTGGGGACATGAAAAATATACATGCCTTTATCGGTTCAGAGTGCATGGGAAACCTGCCGAATAA
- the SUN1 gene encoding SUN domain-containing protein 1 isoform X1: MDFSRLHMYTPPQCLPENTGYTYALSSSYSSSALDFETENKIDPVFDSPRMSRRSLRLAAAGFSKSEEAQNDALRDSSYAGNFSFREHSSKMAKQHRSTNKRSGSARQTPRRTLSSSSIFSQSSFNSHAGDSSMDVLDESLIQERTEVGHFWGLDEEGDPKVSDAAPIQGNGDVATTEAETSMINGYTCSGCSMLSERKEVLTAHSASPVPSSTIYSRDRSRKHAYRGAYFYMSKILRSVKHATASFASLLVQLFQMVLLKLGYEFKANSDYCGSMNVKEFYREDSHLGVNEESICDDCKGKKHLEIYTTDHMQSSWAKRVARTIWHTFSYAGYFMLHVLRTVGATGWLVSQKVLSLLWLAILSPGRAASGMFSLLRTRWYQLVTLMSLLKVVLLKRCLPKTYKLLLFLIPLLFLLGIGFWGFGGSISLLPSLSWTRTDRIGRTDDYTHLPEPQADSSHSGGCTKDTMTVFDAGRISQLEKQVAFMSDRCHHSDEEYSKVLLLLRNLQDRVAQMSDKSETLKLIKNVVGQHLKDKELEEKTDFLALHKEHQLRILTLEELLGKLSTESKDIQKELDAAKAKPVRDDDEHNQLLSRIKKLELELTQMKSELLTGESVKTSCEKLDVIPEKVDAWVKEYVKLMLFGDQQEDFPESLLQWLMSNFVSQNDLQTLLQDLEFQILKNITLHMSVTNQKLTSEVVTNAVTNAGISGITEAQVQIIVNNALKLYSQDKIGMVDFALESGGGSIVSTRCSETYETKTALFSLFGIPLWYMSQSPRVVIQPDIHPGNCWAFRGSPGYLVVKLSMKIYPTAFTVEHIPKTLSPTGNITSAPKNFSVYGLDDEYQEDGTLLGQYVYDQEGEPLQIFPVMEKSEKTFQIVELRIFSNWGHEKYTCLYRFRVHGKPAE, translated from the exons ATGGACTTTTCACGTCTACACATGTACACTCCTCCCCAATGTCTGCCAGAGAACACTGGCTATACATATGCACTCAG CTCAAGTTACTCTTCATCTGCTTTGGACTTtgagactgaaaataaaatagatccAGTATTTGATTCACCAAGGATGTCACGGCGTAGTTTACGGTTAGCTGCTGCAGGATTTAGTAAATCAGAGGAGGCACAAAATGATGCCCTTCGTGACAGCTCTTATGCCGGAAACTTTAGTTTCAGAGAACATTCTTCCAA GATGGCAAAGCAACACAGAAGTACAAATAAACGATCTGGCAGTGCAAGACAAACGCCAAGGAGAACTCTATCCAGCTCTTCCATTTTTAGCCAAAGCAGTTTCAATAGCCATGCCGGTGACTCATCAATGGATGTATTGGATGAATCTTTGATTCAAGAGCGGACAGAAGTTGGTCATTTCTGGG gtcTTGATGAGGAAGGTGACCCTAAAG TCAGTGATGCTGCACCAATACAGGGAAATGGTGATGTAGCAACAACAGAAGCAGAGACCTCAATGATCAATGGCTACActtgcagtggctgcagcatgCTTTCTGAACGAAAGGAGGTTCTCACAGCACACTCAGCTTCTCCTGTGCCATCTTCCACAATTTACTCTAGGGATCGGAGCAGGAAACACGCATATA gAGGAGCCTATTTCTACATGAGTAAGATTCTACGATCGGTCAAACATGCTACGGCATCTTTTGCATCACTGTTAGTGCAACTATTTCAAATGGTTTTGCTGAAGCTGGGTTATGAATTTAAAG CTAACTCAGACTACTGTGGAAGCATGAATGTAAAGGAGTTTTACAGAGAAGATAGCCATCTTGGTGTAAATGAGGAATCAATAT GTGATGACTGTAAGGGGAAGAAACATCTTGAAATATACACCACAGACCACATGCAATCCTCATGGGCTAAAAGGGTAGCAAGGACCATTTGGCACACCTTTTCTTATGCAG GTTACTTTATGCTTCACGTGTTGCGAACAGTGGGAGCAACGGGATGGCTTGTTTCTCAGAAGGTGTTGTCTCTACTTTGGCTGGCCATTCTTTCTCCAG ggAGGGCAGCTTCTGGCATGTTCAGTTTGCTTAGAACTAGGTGGTATCAACTTGTTACTCTGATGTCTTTGCTCAAGGTGGTTCTTCTAAAAAG ATGCCTTCCGAAGACCTACAAGCTGCTACTGTTTCTTATCCCACTCCTTTTTCTACTAG GTATAGGGTTCTGGGGGTTTGGTGGCTCCATTTCATTATTACCTTCATTGAGCTGGACAAGAACTGACAGAATAGGGAGAACAGATGACTACACTCATCTTCCTGAACCGCAGGCTGATTCTTCTCACTCTGGAGGTTGCACAAAG GATACCATGACTGTCTTTGATGCTGGTCGTATAAGTCAGCTGGAGAAGCAGGTAGCATTCATGTCTGACAGATGCCATCACAGTGATGAAGAATATAGCAAAGTTTTGCTTCTACTTCGTAATCTTCAAGATCGGGTTGCCCAGATGAGTGACAAAAGTGAAACACTGAAGCTAATTAAAAATGTGGTGGGTCAGCATCTTAAAGACAAGGAACTGGAGGAAAAG ACTGACTTCCTGGCTTTACATAAAGAACATCAGTTGCGCATCCTGACACTGGAAGAGCTTCTTGGAAAACTCTCTACTGAATCCAAG gACATCCAGAAGGAGCTTGACGCAGccaaagcaaaaccagtgaG AGATGATGATGAACATAATCAGCTTTTGTCCAGAATTAAAAAGCTGGAACTAGAGTTGACTCAGATGAAATCAGAGCTCTTAACTGGGGAAAGTGTGAAGACAAGTTGCGAGAAACTGGATGTCATTCCTGAAAAA GTAGACGCATGGGTCAAAGAATATGTCAAGCTAATGCTTTTTGGTGATCAACAAGAAGACTTTCCAGAATCGCTTCTCCAATGGCTTATGTCCAATTTTGTGAGCCAAAATGATCTGCAgactttgctgcaggatctAGAGTTTCAAATCCTCAAGAATATTACTCTCCATATGTCTGTTACAAACCAAAAACTAACATCTGAAGTAGTAACAAATGCTGTGACTAATGCAGGGATTTCTGGAATCACAGAAGCG CAAGTACAGATTATTGTAAACAATGCACTGAAACTGTACTCTCAAGACAAGATTGGTATGGTGGATTTTGCCTTGGAATCTGGAG GTGGCAGCATTGTGAGTACTCGCTGTTCTGAAACCTATGAGACCAAAACAGCATTATTTAGCCTCTTTGGAATCCCTCTGTGGTACATGTCTCAGTCTCCTAGAGTGGTAATTCAG CCGGACATACATCCAGGAAACTGCTGGGCTTTCAGAGGGTCACCGGGATATCTTGTAGTTAAACTTTCAATGAAGATCTATCCAACTGCCTTTACAGTGGAACACATACCAAAAACACTTTCACCAACAGGAAATATTACCAGTGCTCCTAAGAATTTTTCAGTATAT GGTCTAGATGATGAATATCAAGAAGACGGCACGCTTCTTGGACAGTATGTCTATGATCAAGAAGGGGAACCACTGCAGATTTTTCCAGTGATG gaGAAAAGTGAAAAGACATTCCAAATAGTGGAACTAAGAATTTTTTCTAACTGGGGACATGAAAAATATACATGCCTTTATCGGTTCAGAGTGCATGGGAAACCTGCCGAATAA
- the SUN1 gene encoding SUN domain-containing protein 1 isoform X4, with the protein MSRRSLRLAAAGFSKSEEAQNDALRDSSYAGNFSFREHSSKMAKQHRSTNKRSGSARQTPRRTLSSSSIFSQSSFNSHAGDSSMDVLDESLIQERTEVGHFWGLDEEGDPKVSDAAPIQGNGDVATTEAETSMINGYTCSGCSMLSERKEVLTAHSASPVPSSTIYSRDRSRKHAYTNSDYCGSMNVKEFYREDSHLGVNEESICDDCKGKKHLEIYTTDHMQSSWAKRVARTIWHTFSYAGYFMLHVLRTVGATGWLVSQKVLSLLWLAILSPGRAASGMFSLLRTRWYQLVTLMSLLKVVLLKRCLPKTYKLLLFLIPLLFLLGIGFWGFGGSISLLPSLSWTRTDRIGRTDDYTHLPEPQADSSHSGGCTKDTMTVFDAGRISQLEKQVAFMSDRCHHSDEEYSKVLLLLRNLQDRVAQMSDKSETLKLIKNVVGQHLKDKELEEKTDFLALHKEHQLRILTLEELLGKLSTESKDIQKELDAAKAKPVRDDDEHNQLLSRIKKLELELTQMKSELLTGESVKTSCEKLDVIPEKVDAWVKEYVKLMLFGDQQEDFPESLLQWLMSNFVSQNDLQTLLQDLEFQILKNITLHMSVTNQKLTSEVVTNAVTNAGISGITEAQVQIIVNNALKLYSQDKIGMVDFALESGGGSIVSTRCSETYETKTALFSLFGIPLWYMSQSPRVVIQPDIHPGNCWAFRGSPGYLVVKLSMKIYPTAFTVEHIPKTLSPTGNITSAPKNFSVYGLDDEYQEDGTLLGQYVYDQEGEPLQIFPVMEKSEKTFQIVELRIFSNWGHEKYTCLYRFRVHGKPAE; encoded by the exons ATGTCACGGCGTAGTTTACGGTTAGCTGCTGCAGGATTTAGTAAATCAGAGGAGGCACAAAATGATGCCCTTCGTGACAGCTCTTATGCCGGAAACTTTAGTTTCAGAGAACATTCTTCCAA GATGGCAAAGCAACACAGAAGTACAAATAAACGATCTGGCAGTGCAAGACAAACGCCAAGGAGAACTCTATCCAGCTCTTCCATTTTTAGCCAAAGCAGTTTCAATAGCCATGCCGGTGACTCATCAATGGATGTATTGGATGAATCTTTGATTCAAGAGCGGACAGAAGTTGGTCATTTCTGGG gtcTTGATGAGGAAGGTGACCCTAAAG TCAGTGATGCTGCACCAATACAGGGAAATGGTGATGTAGCAACAACAGAAGCAGAGACCTCAATGATCAATGGCTACActtgcagtggctgcagcatgCTTTCTGAACGAAAGGAGGTTCTCACAGCACACTCAGCTTCTCCTGTGCCATCTTCCACAATTTACTCTAGGGATCGGAGCAGGAAACACGCATATA CTAACTCAGACTACTGTGGAAGCATGAATGTAAAGGAGTTTTACAGAGAAGATAGCCATCTTGGTGTAAATGAGGAATCAATAT GTGATGACTGTAAGGGGAAGAAACATCTTGAAATATACACCACAGACCACATGCAATCCTCATGGGCTAAAAGGGTAGCAAGGACCATTTGGCACACCTTTTCTTATGCAG GTTACTTTATGCTTCACGTGTTGCGAACAGTGGGAGCAACGGGATGGCTTGTTTCTCAGAAGGTGTTGTCTCTACTTTGGCTGGCCATTCTTTCTCCAG ggAGGGCAGCTTCTGGCATGTTCAGTTTGCTTAGAACTAGGTGGTATCAACTTGTTACTCTGATGTCTTTGCTCAAGGTGGTTCTTCTAAAAAG ATGCCTTCCGAAGACCTACAAGCTGCTACTGTTTCTTATCCCACTCCTTTTTCTACTAG GTATAGGGTTCTGGGGGTTTGGTGGCTCCATTTCATTATTACCTTCATTGAGCTGGACAAGAACTGACAGAATAGGGAGAACAGATGACTACACTCATCTTCCTGAACCGCAGGCTGATTCTTCTCACTCTGGAGGTTGCACAAAG GATACCATGACTGTCTTTGATGCTGGTCGTATAAGTCAGCTGGAGAAGCAGGTAGCATTCATGTCTGACAGATGCCATCACAGTGATGAAGAATATAGCAAAGTTTTGCTTCTACTTCGTAATCTTCAAGATCGGGTTGCCCAGATGAGTGACAAAAGTGAAACACTGAAGCTAATTAAAAATGTGGTGGGTCAGCATCTTAAAGACAAGGAACTGGAGGAAAAG ACTGACTTCCTGGCTTTACATAAAGAACATCAGTTGCGCATCCTGACACTGGAAGAGCTTCTTGGAAAACTCTCTACTGAATCCAAG gACATCCAGAAGGAGCTTGACGCAGccaaagcaaaaccagtgaG AGATGATGATGAACATAATCAGCTTTTGTCCAGAATTAAAAAGCTGGAACTAGAGTTGACTCAGATGAAATCAGAGCTCTTAACTGGGGAAAGTGTGAAGACAAGTTGCGAGAAACTGGATGTCATTCCTGAAAAA GTAGACGCATGGGTCAAAGAATATGTCAAGCTAATGCTTTTTGGTGATCAACAAGAAGACTTTCCAGAATCGCTTCTCCAATGGCTTATGTCCAATTTTGTGAGCCAAAATGATCTGCAgactttgctgcaggatctAGAGTTTCAAATCCTCAAGAATATTACTCTCCATATGTCTGTTACAAACCAAAAACTAACATCTGAAGTAGTAACAAATGCTGTGACTAATGCAGGGATTTCTGGAATCACAGAAGCG CAAGTACAGATTATTGTAAACAATGCACTGAAACTGTACTCTCAAGACAAGATTGGTATGGTGGATTTTGCCTTGGAATCTGGAG GTGGCAGCATTGTGAGTACTCGCTGTTCTGAAACCTATGAGACCAAAACAGCATTATTTAGCCTCTTTGGAATCCCTCTGTGGTACATGTCTCAGTCTCCTAGAGTGGTAATTCAG CCGGACATACATCCAGGAAACTGCTGGGCTTTCAGAGGGTCACCGGGATATCTTGTAGTTAAACTTTCAATGAAGATCTATCCAACTGCCTTTACAGTGGAACACATACCAAAAACACTTTCACCAACAGGAAATATTACCAGTGCTCCTAAGAATTTTTCAGTATAT GGTCTAGATGATGAATATCAAGAAGACGGCACGCTTCTTGGACAGTATGTCTATGATCAAGAAGGGGAACCACTGCAGATTTTTCCAGTGATG gaGAAAAGTGAAAAGACATTCCAAATAGTGGAACTAAGAATTTTTTCTAACTGGGGACATGAAAAATATACATGCCTTTATCGGTTCAGAGTGCATGGGAAACCTGCCGAATAA
- the SUN1 gene encoding SUN domain-containing protein 1 isoform X8: MSRRSLRLAAAGFSKSEEAQNDALRDSSYAGNFSFREHSSKMAKQHRSTNKRSGSARQTPRRTLSSSSIFSQSSFNSHAGDSSMDVLDESLIQERTEVGHFWGLDEEGDPKVSDAAPIQGNGDVATTEAETSMINGYTCSGCSMLSERKEVLTAHSASPVPSSTIYSRDRSRKHAYRRAASGMFSLLRTRWYQLVTLMSLLKVVLLKRCLPKTYKLLLFLIPLLFLLGIGFWGFGGSISLLPSLSWTRTDRIGRTDDYTHLPEPQADSSHSGGCTKDTMTVFDAGRISQLEKQVAFMSDRCHHSDEEYSKVLLLLRNLQDRVAQMSDKSETLKLIKNVVGQHLKDKELEEKTDFLALHKEHQLRILTLEELLGKLSTESKDIQKELDAAKAKPVRDDDEHNQLLSRIKKLELELTQMKSELLTGESVKTSCEKLDVIPEKVDAWVKEYVKLMLFGDQQEDFPESLLQWLMSNFVSQNDLQTLLQDLEFQILKNITLHMSVTNQKLTSEVVTNAVTNAGISGITEAQVQIIVNNALKLYSQDKIGMVDFALESGGGSIVSTRCSETYETKTALFSLFGIPLWYMSQSPRVVIQPDIHPGNCWAFRGSPGYLVVKLSMKIYPTAFTVEHIPKTLSPTGNITSAPKNFSVYGLDDEYQEDGTLLGQYVYDQEGEPLQIFPVMEKSEKTFQIVELRIFSNWGHEKYTCLYRFRVHGKPAE, from the exons ATGTCACGGCGTAGTTTACGGTTAGCTGCTGCAGGATTTAGTAAATCAGAGGAGGCACAAAATGATGCCCTTCGTGACAGCTCTTATGCCGGAAACTTTAGTTTCAGAGAACATTCTTCCAA GATGGCAAAGCAACACAGAAGTACAAATAAACGATCTGGCAGTGCAAGACAAACGCCAAGGAGAACTCTATCCAGCTCTTCCATTTTTAGCCAAAGCAGTTTCAATAGCCATGCCGGTGACTCATCAATGGATGTATTGGATGAATCTTTGATTCAAGAGCGGACAGAAGTTGGTCATTTCTGGG gtcTTGATGAGGAAGGTGACCCTAAAG TCAGTGATGCTGCACCAATACAGGGAAATGGTGATGTAGCAACAACAGAAGCAGAGACCTCAATGATCAATGGCTACActtgcagtggctgcagcatgCTTTCTGAACGAAAGGAGGTTCTCACAGCACACTCAGCTTCTCCTGTGCCATCTTCCACAATTTACTCTAGGGATCGGAGCAGGAAACACGCATATA ggAGGGCAGCTTCTGGCATGTTCAGTTTGCTTAGAACTAGGTGGTATCAACTTGTTACTCTGATGTCTTTGCTCAAGGTGGTTCTTCTAAAAAG ATGCCTTCCGAAGACCTACAAGCTGCTACTGTTTCTTATCCCACTCCTTTTTCTACTAG GTATAGGGTTCTGGGGGTTTGGTGGCTCCATTTCATTATTACCTTCATTGAGCTGGACAAGAACTGACAGAATAGGGAGAACAGATGACTACACTCATCTTCCTGAACCGCAGGCTGATTCTTCTCACTCTGGAGGTTGCACAAAG GATACCATGACTGTCTTTGATGCTGGTCGTATAAGTCAGCTGGAGAAGCAGGTAGCATTCATGTCTGACAGATGCCATCACAGTGATGAAGAATATAGCAAAGTTTTGCTTCTACTTCGTAATCTTCAAGATCGGGTTGCCCAGATGAGTGACAAAAGTGAAACACTGAAGCTAATTAAAAATGTGGTGGGTCAGCATCTTAAAGACAAGGAACTGGAGGAAAAG ACTGACTTCCTGGCTTTACATAAAGAACATCAGTTGCGCATCCTGACACTGGAAGAGCTTCTTGGAAAACTCTCTACTGAATCCAAG gACATCCAGAAGGAGCTTGACGCAGccaaagcaaaaccagtgaG AGATGATGATGAACATAATCAGCTTTTGTCCAGAATTAAAAAGCTGGAACTAGAGTTGACTCAGATGAAATCAGAGCTCTTAACTGGGGAAAGTGTGAAGACAAGTTGCGAGAAACTGGATGTCATTCCTGAAAAA GTAGACGCATGGGTCAAAGAATATGTCAAGCTAATGCTTTTTGGTGATCAACAAGAAGACTTTCCAGAATCGCTTCTCCAATGGCTTATGTCCAATTTTGTGAGCCAAAATGATCTGCAgactttgctgcaggatctAGAGTTTCAAATCCTCAAGAATATTACTCTCCATATGTCTGTTACAAACCAAAAACTAACATCTGAAGTAGTAACAAATGCTGTGACTAATGCAGGGATTTCTGGAATCACAGAAGCG CAAGTACAGATTATTGTAAACAATGCACTGAAACTGTACTCTCAAGACAAGATTGGTATGGTGGATTTTGCCTTGGAATCTGGAG GTGGCAGCATTGTGAGTACTCGCTGTTCTGAAACCTATGAGACCAAAACAGCATTATTTAGCCTCTTTGGAATCCCTCTGTGGTACATGTCTCAGTCTCCTAGAGTGGTAATTCAG CCGGACATACATCCAGGAAACTGCTGGGCTTTCAGAGGGTCACCGGGATATCTTGTAGTTAAACTTTCAATGAAGATCTATCCAACTGCCTTTACAGTGGAACACATACCAAAAACACTTTCACCAACAGGAAATATTACCAGTGCTCCTAAGAATTTTTCAGTATAT GGTCTAGATGATGAATATCAAGAAGACGGCACGCTTCTTGGACAGTATGTCTATGATCAAGAAGGGGAACCACTGCAGATTTTTCCAGTGATG gaGAAAAGTGAAAAGACATTCCAAATAGTGGAACTAAGAATTTTTTCTAACTGGGGACATGAAAAATATACATGCCTTTATCGGTTCAGAGTGCATGGGAAACCTGCCGAATAA